From the Borrelia puertoricensis genome, one window contains:
- the pnp gene encoding polyribonucleotide nucleotidyltransferase, whose protein sequence is MRKILKLKVGREDLILETGLLAKQANGAVLATYGGSTVLATVCCSDSVRENLDFVPLSVEYNEKYYAAGKIPGGFIKREGKPKDKEVLVSRLIDRPMRPLFDKRFGREIQVVPTTLSTDQMNPPDIVGMNAAFAAVFLSDIPFNGPIAAVRIAYLNNEFIVNPSFDEIQDSILDIVVAGSLDGITMVEGGANEVSEEILLAAIDKAYEYIKQICNFQKEFILIVGEREKLPLAYEERVFEFKAELKNFIYSELKDACFVKGKLNRDKAIKLVKQKAYEHFSSVSQVDEENETLFYKALDDFEQAIVRRSILENNLRTDGRNPTQIRDIVAEVDLLKRTHGSALFTRGETQALAVTTLGTSIDEQIMDDIDGDKRLNFMLHYNFPPFSVGETGRLMTGRREIGHGHLAQRSLEAMLPKKDDFPYTIRVVSEILESNGSSSMATVCSGSMSLMAAGVPVKEQVAGIAMGLVSEGDKYVILSDILGEEDHLGDMDFKVAGTKNGITGFQMDIKISNVTKQLMKDALAQARVGRMHILSIMDSVISRSRDDISVDAPKIIQLQIDIDKISLVIGSTGKTVKAITDEFEVRVQIEQDGRITLFGTDSLKMQKAKARIESIVREPKIGEIYEGIVKKINSFGVFIELTPTKEGFLSNRLKSRDDRYGDMRHSRYGSGRYSRYGRDSRNTFAMRPPRLEEGQMVKVRISDIDKFGKIELELVRD, encoded by the coding sequence TTGAGAAAAATTTTGAAGTTAAAAGTAGGAAGGGAAGATTTAATTTTAGAAACAGGCTTATTGGCTAAGCAAGCAAATGGCGCGGTTCTTGCTACTTATGGTGGTTCTACTGTTCTTGCTACGGTATGTTGTTCAGATTCAGTTCGTGAAAATTTGGATTTTGTTCCTTTATCTGTTGAATATAATGAAAAATATTATGCTGCTGGAAAGATTCCTGGAGGGTTTATTAAAAGAGAAGGTAAACCAAAAGACAAGGAAGTACTTGTTTCTAGATTAATAGATAGACCTATGAGGCCGCTTTTTGATAAGAGATTTGGTAGAGAAATTCAGGTTGTTCCAACGACTTTGTCTACAGATCAGATGAATCCTCCTGATATTGTTGGGATGAATGCTGCTTTTGCGGCAGTTTTTTTGTCAGATATTCCATTTAATGGTCCAATTGCGGCTGTTAGAATAGCTTATTTAAATAATGAGTTTATAGTAAATCCTTCTTTTGATGAGATACAAGATTCTATTTTAGATATTGTTGTTGCGGGCAGTTTGGATGGTATTACAATGGTTGAAGGTGGTGCTAATGAGGTTAGCGAGGAAATATTGCTTGCTGCAATAGATAAAGCTTATGAATATATTAAACAAATTTGTAATTTTCAAAAGGAATTTATACTTATAGTAGGTGAGAGAGAAAAATTACCACTTGCTTATGAAGAAAGGGTATTTGAATTTAAGGCTGAACTTAAAAATTTTATTTATTCTGAACTTAAAGATGCTTGTTTTGTGAAGGGAAAGCTTAATAGAGATAAGGCTATAAAATTGGTTAAGCAAAAAGCCTATGAGCATTTTTCTTCTGTAAGTCAGGTAGATGAAGAGAATGAAACTCTTTTTTATAAAGCTCTTGATGATTTTGAGCAAGCAATCGTTAGGAGATCAATTCTGGAAAATAATCTTAGGACTGATGGGCGCAATCCTACACAGATAAGAGATATTGTTGCCGAAGTTGATCTTTTGAAAAGAACACATGGTTCTGCTCTTTTTACAAGAGGTGAGACCCAGGCATTGGCTGTAACGACTTTAGGTACAAGTATTGATGAGCAGATAATGGATGATATTGATGGTGATAAGCGTCTTAATTTTATGCTTCATTATAATTTTCCTCCATTTTCTGTTGGTGAGACAGGTAGACTTATGACTGGCAGACGTGAGATTGGGCATGGTCATTTAGCTCAAAGGTCTCTGGAAGCTATGTTACCTAAGAAAGATGATTTTCCATATACTATTAGAGTAGTATCTGAGATATTAGAATCAAATGGATCCTCATCAATGGCTACAGTGTGTTCTGGGAGTATGTCTTTAATGGCCGCTGGTGTTCCTGTTAAGGAGCAAGTCGCAGGAATAGCTATGGGACTTGTTAGTGAGGGGGATAAGTATGTTATCTTAAGTGATATTCTTGGAGAAGAGGATCATTTGGGCGATATGGACTTTAAGGTTGCAGGAACTAAGAATGGAATTACTGGTTTTCAGATGGACATTAAGATTTCAAATGTTACAAAGCAGTTGATGAAGGATGCTCTTGCACAGGCACGAGTTGGAAGAATGCATATTTTATCTATTATGGATTCTGTAATTTCAAGATCAAGAGATGATATATCTGTTGATGCTCCTAAGATTATTCAGTTACAAATTGATATTGATAAAATTTCTCTTGTTATTGGGTCTACTGGTAAGACAGTTAAAGCGATTACAGATGAGTTTGAGGTTAGGGTGCAAATTGAGCAAGATGGTAGGATTACTCTTTTTGGGACTGATAGCTTAAAGATGCAAAAAGCTAAGGCAAGGATAGAGAGTATTGTAAGAGAACCTAAAATTGGTGAGATTTATGAAGGGATTGTTAAAAAGATTAACAGTTTTGGGGTCTTTATTGAGCTTACTCCTACCAAAGAAGGATTTTTAAGTAATCGACTAAAATCAAGGGATGATAGATATGGTGATATGAGGCATTCCAGGTATGGCAGTGGTAGATATTCTAGATATGGTAGAGATAGTAGGAATACATTTGCTATGCGTCCTCCAAGATTAGAGGAGGGACAAATGGTTAAGGTTAGAATATCTGATATTGATAAGTTTGGTAAGATTGAACTTGAATTAGTTAGAGATTAG
- a CDS encoding LptF/LptG family permease, with protein sequence MRVLKNNYESYIIIEFFKYFLITFLFFFFVFFINQILFFMKILLQNYVPFLKAFIFVIYSLPMIIALSPPFAALLSVILTIYKFKLNNEILAFRSIGISVFDLLVPFFKLGVVIAFISFIANDFLLPLGSIGRLKVFNEIKEEIPHLILKPYSSKQYGDLIFVSGEKSETGYKNVTFFDNTRLKGYDRILMARELNIQKENYQVYFILNDVLSIALTEDESGFYDYFYADRMKYSIDQVTFSDSWLLSYIAPSQMSIRDVMKLIVKQDKLIKELNMKSDLEEDLLHLNFSNIYLNYLYDKSSFLDEESVLENLSYMHNLSLNYSPYEDLIVKRSYALYCLEFYQKISLPLSVLFFIFLAFGMGMYSNKKYSIILELVISILICVFYWVMFIGGKVYTFQYSPNPLLITVLPNVMLIFAGLILFLRLLKK encoded by the coding sequence ATGAGAGTATTAAAAAACAATTATGAATCTTACATAATTATTGAATTTTTTAAGTATTTCTTAATTACTTTTTTGTTTTTTTTCTTTGTATTTTTCATAAACCAAATACTTTTTTTTATGAAAATACTTCTTCAAAACTATGTTCCGTTTTTAAAGGCTTTTATTTTTGTTATATATTCACTTCCTATGATAATTGCTCTGTCACCTCCCTTTGCGGCTTTACTCTCAGTAATACTTACCATTTATAAATTTAAACTTAATAATGAAATATTGGCTTTTAGATCAATTGGAATATCTGTTTTTGATTTATTAGTTCCATTTTTTAAGTTAGGAGTAGTTATTGCATTTATTTCGTTTATTGCTAACGATTTTTTGCTTCCCCTTGGTTCTATTGGTAGGTTGAAAGTTTTTAATGAAATCAAAGAAGAAATACCTCATTTGATATTAAAGCCTTATTCAAGTAAACAGTATGGAGATTTAATATTTGTATCAGGAGAAAAATCTGAAACGGGATATAAAAATGTTACTTTTTTTGATAATACTAGACTTAAAGGTTATGACAGAATATTGATGGCACGGGAACTTAATATTCAAAAAGAAAATTATCAGGTATATTTTATTTTGAATGATGTTTTATCAATTGCCTTAACAGAGGATGAGAGTGGGTTTTATGACTATTTTTATGCTGATCGGATGAAATATTCAATTGATCAAGTAACGTTTAGTGATAGTTGGTTATTAAGTTATATTGCACCATCGCAGATGAGTATTAGAGATGTTATGAAACTTATTGTTAAGCAAGATAAATTAATTAAAGAATTAAATATGAAAAGTGATTTAGAGGAAGATCTTTTGCATTTAAATTTTTCAAATATTTATTTGAATTATTTGTATGATAAGAGTAGTTTTTTAGATGAAGAATCTGTTCTTGAAAACTTAAGTTATATGCATAATTTAAGTTTAAATTATAGCCCTTATGAAGATCTAATTGTTAAGAGAAGTTATGCTCTTTATTGTTTGGAATTTTATCAAAAAATTAGTTTACCATTGTCTGTTTTATTTTTTATCTTTTTAGCTTTTGGTATGGGCATGTATTCAAATAAAAAATATTCTATTATTCTTGAGCTTGTGATTTCAATTCTTATTTGTGTTTTCTATTGGGTAATGTTTATTGGTGGAAAAGTTTATACTTTTCAGTATTCTCCAAATCCTTTGCTTATTACTGTCTTACCAAATGTGATGTTAATTTTTGCAGGTTTGATACTTTTTTTGAGACTTTTAAAGAAATGA
- a CDS encoding LptF/LptG family permease: MKVDKLFVNNISLTFLFMNFLFVILIVLIDVFVNLFNYLDHNLSISDIVYIYYLYLPKCFSDGLALSFLFAVSNLIGNLSMRNEIIGLFSCGISISRMLRSIIMLSVFISVMLFFFDNYLVIDTIAKRDAFLKNSVGNQGANDKNIIIRDFAREIYNIKHYDIESDTIANLMIILKDQNDNFKKRYDISKAEWIDSRWRLYGVREFSKVERDVLEKFHEVLDGRGIINLEPEYIKIVMLSSKTLNFSKLISWIRSLRREKLDSSEALFDLLSRIFFSFRLILLSFTVSFVSFSLKKNIFIWSLLNSIAFAVVYVMSIMVFSFLADLGYLPIAVASSLPTILFIIINFIIYNLVCK; encoded by the coding sequence ATGAAAGTAGATAAGCTTTTTGTGAATAATATATCATTGACTTTTTTGTTTATGAATTTTCTTTTTGTGATCTTAATTGTGCTTATTGATGTATTTGTTAATCTTTTTAATTATCTTGATCATAATCTTAGTATTAGTGATATTGTTTATATTTATTATCTTTATTTGCCAAAGTGTTTTTCAGATGGTTTGGCTCTGTCTTTTCTTTTTGCCGTTTCTAATCTTATTGGTAATCTTTCTATGAGAAACGAAATAATAGGACTTTTTAGTTGTGGTATTTCTATTTCTAGAATGTTAAGATCAATAATTATGCTTAGTGTTTTTATCTCAGTAATGCTCTTTTTTTTTGATAATTATTTAGTTATAGATACTATTGCTAAAAGGGATGCTTTTCTTAAGAATAGTGTTGGTAATCAAGGTGCAAATGATAAAAATATAATCATTAGGGATTTTGCAAGAGAAATTTACAATATTAAGCATTATGATATCGAGAGTGATACTATTGCTAACTTGATGATTATTTTAAAAGATCAAAATGATAATTTTAAGAAAAGGTATGATATAAGTAAAGCTGAGTGGATTGATTCCAGATGGCGGCTTTATGGTGTTAGAGAATTTTCTAAGGTCGAACGAGATGTGTTAGAAAAATTTCATGAAGTTCTTGATGGTAGGGGGATTATTAATTTAGAGCCTGAATATATTAAAATAGTTATGCTTTCGTCAAAAACGTTGAATTTTTCAAAGCTTATTAGCTGGATTAGATCTCTTAGGAGAGAAAAGCTAGATTCTTCTGAAGCTTTATTTGATTTGTTAAGCAGAATATTTTTTTCATTTAGGTTAATACTTCTTAGTTTTACTGTGAGTTTTGTAAGTTTTTCTTTGAAAAAAAATATTTTTATATGGAGTTTATTAAATAGTATTGCATTTGCAGTTGTGTATGTTATGTCAATTATGGTTTTTAGTTTTTTAGCAGATCTTGGGTATTTGCCTATAGCAGTTGCAAGTTCGTTACCCACTATTTTGTTTATTATTATTAATTTTATCATTTATAATCTTGTGTGTAAGTAG
- the tgt gene encoding tRNA guanosine(34) transglycosylase Tgt translates to MFSIIKNDKNSNARLGVLELPHGKVETPCFMPVGTLGAMKALKHDVLEKLGCNLMLANTYHLYLRPGIDVIKKYGSLHNFTAWDKNFLTDSGGFQVFSLANFRKIETEGVDFKSHIDGSRHYFTPESVFKMQEIFESDIIMALDICSSYGIGYSEASLYTNITTSWARRTLRVYENRKEGYDGLLFLITQGNFFKDLRKRSTEAILELDSPGIAIGGISVGEPRDKYLEILEYNSSLIPKVKPKYVMGIGTPHYILDAIYYGIDIFDCVNPTRIARHGSLLTDNGILRIKRAEFSCDTCPVERDCSCTLCTRYSRGYLRHLIKSEETLGVMLASEHNIHYMLRLIKKARNAIMNGDFTKFRKLYLSKYDEGNFNE, encoded by the coding sequence ATGTTTAGTATTATTAAAAATGACAAAAATTCTAATGCGAGACTTGGTGTGCTTGAACTTCCTCATGGGAAGGTTGAAACTCCGTGTTTCATGCCAGTTGGTACTTTGGGTGCAATGAAAGCTTTAAAGCATGATGTACTTGAAAAATTGGGATGTAATCTCATGCTTGCAAATACTTATCATCTTTATTTAAGACCTGGCATTGATGTGATAAAAAAATATGGAAGTTTACATAATTTTACAGCCTGGGATAAAAATTTTTTGACAGATTCTGGAGGATTTCAAGTATTTTCTTTAGCTAATTTTAGAAAGATTGAGACTGAGGGAGTAGATTTTAAATCGCATATTGATGGTTCTAGGCACTATTTTACACCTGAGAGTGTATTTAAAATGCAAGAAATTTTTGAGAGTGATATTATTATGGCGCTTGATATTTGTAGTTCTTATGGGATTGGTTACAGTGAGGCGAGTTTGTATACAAATATTACAACTTCTTGGGCTCGTCGTACATTGCGTGTTTATGAGAATAGAAAAGAAGGGTATGATGGTCTTTTATTTTTAATAACTCAGGGTAATTTTTTTAAAGATTTGAGAAAAAGAAGTACCGAGGCGATTTTAGAATTAGATAGTCCTGGTATCGCAATTGGTGGAATTTCTGTTGGGGAACCAAGAGATAAATACTTAGAAATTCTTGAATATAATTCTTCATTAATACCTAAGGTTAAGCCAAAGTATGTAATGGGAATTGGTACTCCTCACTATATATTAGATGCAATATATTATGGTATTGATATTTTTGATTGTGTTAATCCTACAAGAATTGCTAGGCATGGTTCACTTTTAACTGATAATGGAATATTGCGTATTAAGCGGGCTGAGTTTAGTTGTGATACTTGTCCTGTTGAGCGAGATTGTTCTTGCACTTTATGTACAAGGTATTCAAGAGGGTATTTAAGACATTTAATCAAATCAGAAGAAACTCTTGGAGTGATGTTGGCCAGTGAGCATAACATTCATTATATGCTTAGACTTATTAAAAAGGCTCGAAATGCAATTATGAATGGTGATTTTACAAAATTTAGAAAACTTTATTTAAGCAAATATGATGAAGGTAATTTTAATGAATAA
- the murJ gene encoding murein biosynthesis integral membrane protein MurJ — protein MNKDILSTVIVMISIFFSRIMGFIKIKVFSYYFGASLESDIFNYVFNIPNNLRKIISEGAMTSAFMPEFTHERKKSSKHAIDFLRRVITFNIISISLIICVMILFSRQIMYFISSYRGSHLELASYMFNYLILYVLFISLSSIFSSVLNSYKFFFISSFSPVMLSFSIILSIYLFYKQYGIYSAVIGVIVGGILQFLVQMINCIYIGLTYRPMFNFNDSSFLRFLKRWAHMIISALVAIATQQISFALASVLDIGSVSVLSNAIVYYQLPVGIFYVSISTVIFPKMAEYASLGNNKGLNLILNHGIDILIFILIPMSFLMYIWAGPILNLLLTGGRFSVYDTQRTVNVLQYFLIGLPFSSIFGLFQKYYFSIRNSKIPLYFNLLFAAIDITISIFGINFYKVVDILPIAQSISFALCVVIFYFIGLKGGMKLEFVRSLLALIKAFISLIPLYLFYTLFKNFKWDIGFSFNNFYLLSVSGVISIVILILCYYLLGVNKVFKFISREIL, from the coding sequence ATGAATAAAGATATTCTCTCAACAGTTATTGTTATGATTTCGATTTTTTTTTCACGTATAATGGGTTTTATTAAAATTAAGGTATTTTCTTACTATTTTGGGGCAAGTCTTGAGTCAGATATTTTTAATTATGTTTTTAATATTCCGAATAATTTAAGGAAGATTATTTCAGAAGGTGCAATGACTTCAGCTTTTATGCCGGAATTTACTCATGAGAGGAAAAAATCTAGTAAACATGCTATTGATTTTTTAAGACGAGTTATCACTTTTAATATTATAAGTATTAGTCTTATTATTTGCGTTATGATTCTTTTTTCTCGACAAATTATGTATTTTATATCTTCTTATAGAGGTAGTCATTTGGAATTGGCTAGTTATATGTTTAACTACTTAATACTTTATGTGTTATTTATAAGCTTATCATCGATATTTTCATCGGTTTTAAATTCTTATAAATTTTTTTTTATCTCATCTTTTTCGCCCGTTATGCTCTCTTTTAGCATTATATTAAGCATATATTTATTTTATAAGCAGTATGGAATCTATAGTGCTGTTATTGGAGTAATTGTTGGTGGGATTTTGCAATTTTTAGTTCAGATGATAAATTGTATTTATATTGGTCTTACATATAGACCAATGTTTAACTTTAATGATTCTTCATTTTTAAGATTTTTAAAAAGATGGGCGCATATGATTATATCAGCTTTAGTGGCAATTGCTACTCAGCAAATTTCATTTGCTTTGGCATCAGTCCTGGATATTGGGAGTGTTTCTGTTTTAAGTAATGCAATTGTTTATTATCAGCTTCCTGTTGGAATTTTTTATGTCTCTATTTCTACAGTTATTTTTCCTAAGATGGCAGAATATGCTTCTTTAGGCAATAATAAAGGATTAAATTTGATTTTGAATCATGGAATTGATATTTTGATTTTTATTTTGATTCCAATGTCATTTTTAATGTATATTTGGGCTGGTCCTATTCTAAATTTATTACTTACAGGGGGTAGATTTTCCGTATATGATACTCAAAGAACCGTTAACGTACTACAATATTTTTTAATTGGATTACCATTTTCTTCAATTTTTGGATTGTTTCAGAAATATTATTTTTCTATACGTAACTCAAAAATTCCGCTTTATTTTAATCTTCTTTTTGCTGCTATTGATATTACAATCTCAATTTTTGGTATTAACTTTTATAAAGTGGTAGACATTTTGCCTATTGCACAATCAATTTCTTTTGCTTTGTGTGTAGTTATTTTTTATTTCATTGGACTTAAGGGAGGGATGAAGCTTGAATTTGTTAGATCTTTATTAGCTCTTATTAAGGCATTTATTTCCCTTATTCCCTTATATTTATTTTATACTCTTTTTAAGAATTTTAAATGGGATATAGGATTTAGTTTCAATAATTTTTACTTGTTAAGTGTTTCAGGCGTAATTAGTATTGTTATTTTAATACTGTGTTATTATTTGCTTGGTGTTAATAAGGTTTTTAAGTTTATTAGTAGGGAAATTTTATGA
- a CDS encoding HEAT repeat domain-containing protein encodes MRYLELVFFFYIVLDVFAIKGTILSIKSLVSQDHKIGKDIIENDLKRDDTQNPVLENVNLDVKRVNDVISYGLDAQVIEIISSLKKSGDGEYNVLLKKRLQKTFNIDLKLAILDLFLSLKYAGSVDTANYILDNYESNRYPNNLINLAILYLKEFGSKNSLKKTLIDILENKEGNIVATAAYYLGELSSPEYSKDMMNVYDKYSGNDGVKSAILIALGKSDAVDCADRFYEISVDSYENSAIKASAIKALSYLLPEKITERADLYLQNNNNNYNIKIAIVEALSRDVSLKSKDILHDFLRDSDVNIRISAVEAIKSHGDIASKEVLIYKIKNDPSFKVREASGKALVDMGSSYEEIRNIMFDFSVENNFKLTMFSYLLDKDVNSAHLIALNLLDKENINKPSKLLTSIAMCLAARKGNFDNFYSKIIESKNIDLMNLAIKGAVYNKSALLSGKLKEIKRTTRSEYLRKLLTNY; translated from the coding sequence ATGAGGTATTTAGAGCTTGTTTTTTTCTTTTATATTGTACTTGATGTTTTTGCTATTAAAGGGACAATATTGTCAATTAAATCTTTAGTGTCCCAGGATCATAAGATCGGTAAGGATATTATAGAAAATGATTTAAAGAGAGATGATACTCAAAATCCTGTTCTTGAAAATGTGAATTTAGATGTGAAGCGGGTAAATGATGTTATTTCTTATGGACTTGATGCCCAAGTTATTGAAATTATTAGTAGTCTTAAAAAATCAGGTGATGGTGAATATAATGTTTTGCTTAAAAAGAGATTGCAGAAAACTTTTAATATTGATCTTAAATTAGCAATTCTTGATTTGTTTTTATCACTTAAATATGCAGGAAGTGTTGATACTGCTAATTATATTCTTGATAATTATGAGAGTAATAGATATCCTAACAATTTGATCAATTTAGCAATTTTGTATCTTAAGGAATTTGGAAGTAAAAATTCTTTAAAAAAAACCCTTATTGATATCCTTGAAAATAAGGAAGGGAATATTGTTGCTACTGCTGCTTATTATCTTGGTGAGCTTTCTTCTCCTGAATATTCAAAAGATATGATGAATGTTTATGATAAATATTCTGGTAATGATGGAGTTAAATCGGCAATACTCATTGCTCTTGGAAAATCTGATGCTGTTGATTGTGCAGATAGATTTTATGAAATTTCTGTTGATAGTTATGAAAATTCAGCAATTAAGGCTTCAGCTATTAAGGCTTTATCATATCTTTTGCCTGAGAAAATAACAGAGAGAGCCGATTTGTATCTTCAAAATAATAATAACAATTATAATATTAAAATTGCTATTGTGGAGGCACTCTCAAGGGACGTATCTTTGAAATCAAAAGATATTTTACATGATTTTTTAAGAGATTCTGATGTTAACATTAGGATTAGTGCCGTTGAGGCTATTAAGAGTCATGGCGATATTGCTTCAAAAGAAGTATTAATTTATAAGATCAAAAACGATCCTTCTTTCAAAGTCAGGGAAGCATCAGGTAAAGCTTTAGTAGATATGGGGTCTAGTTATGAAGAGATACGAAATATAATGTTTGATTTTAGTGTTGAGAATAACTTTAAACTTACTATGTTTAGTTACCTTTTAGATAAAGATGTAAATTCTGCACATTTAATCGCTTTAAATCTCTTGGACAAGGAAAATATTAATAAACCTTCGAAGTTACTTACAAGTATTGCCATGTGTCTTGCAGCTAGGAAGGGTAATTTTGATAATTTTTATTCTAAGATCATTGAGAGTAAAAATATTGATTTAATGAATCTCGCAATTAAGGGTGCTGTTTATAATAAATCGGCATTACTCTCAGGTAAGCTTAAAGAGATCAAGAGAACAACTCGTTCGGAGTATTTAAGGAAACTTTTAACGAATTATTGA
- the coaBC gene encoding bifunctional phosphopantothenoylcysteine decarboxylase/phosphopantothenate--cysteine ligase CoaBC: MKKHKNILIGVCGGIAAYKSTYIISSLVKMGYNVKVIMTKNATKFITPLTLETVSKNRVIQSLWNTSHEEVEHINLARWANLILIMPATYNIISKIAAGIADDTLTTVISASTVPTYFAIAMNNIMYQNPILEENIKKLKKYNYKFIEPDEGSLACSLNAIGRLKNENDILKIILNALEPKLPLKNKKILITASRTEEKLDPIRYFSNKSTGQMGFSLGTEARNLGAQVTIITGPSNEKTPYGINVIKIKTASEMYKEAINIYQEFDVIIGAAAVADFRPEKIYKTKIKKDTIEDLHIKFIKNPDIIKHIGKNKNKNQIVIGFCAQKDEILIEKAKEKLKTKNLDYIIANDLKYFGSSLNKTYIIDKNSVKKLPEISKKETATEILKILYQ, translated from the coding sequence ATGAAGAAACATAAAAATATATTAATCGGGGTATGCGGGGGAATAGCAGCCTATAAATCAACCTATATTATCTCAAGTCTAGTAAAGATGGGATATAATGTCAAAGTTATAATGACAAAAAACGCGACTAAATTTATTACTCCTTTAACACTAGAGACAGTCTCTAAAAACAGAGTGATTCAAAGCTTGTGGAATACAAGCCATGAAGAAGTAGAACACATAAATTTGGCAAGATGGGCAAATTTAATATTAATTATGCCAGCAACATACAACATCATTTCTAAAATTGCAGCAGGAATTGCTGATGATACTTTAACTACAGTTATATCTGCAAGTACTGTTCCAACTTATTTTGCAATAGCAATGAACAACATCATGTATCAAAACCCTATTCTAGAAGAAAACATTAAAAAACTAAAAAAATATAATTATAAATTTATTGAACCTGATGAAGGATCCTTGGCATGTTCCTTAAATGCTATTGGACGACTTAAAAATGAAAATGATATTTTAAAAATAATATTAAACGCATTAGAGCCAAAATTACCATTAAAAAACAAAAAAATATTAATAACCGCATCCAGAACTGAAGAAAAATTAGATCCAATTCGTTACTTCTCAAATAAATCAACAGGACAAATGGGCTTCAGTTTAGGCACTGAAGCACGAAATCTTGGAGCCCAAGTAACAATAATTACAGGTCCCAGCAATGAAAAAACACCTTATGGAATAAACGTTATTAAAATAAAAACAGCATCAGAAATGTACAAAGAAGCAATAAACATATACCAAGAATTCGACGTTATAATTGGCGCTGCTGCTGTTGCAGACTTTAGACCTGAGAAAATTTATAAGACTAAAATCAAAAAAGATACTATTGAAGACCTTCATATTAAATTCATCAAAAACCCGGACATAATAAAACATATAGGTAAAAACAAAAATAAAAACCAAATTGTTATTGGATTTTGTGCTCAAAAAGATGAAATTTTAATAGAAAAAGCCAAAGAAAAACTAAAAACAAAAAACTTAGACTATATTATTGCAAACGACTTAAAATATTTTGGATCAAGCCTAAACAAAACTTATATAATAGACAAAAACAGCGTTAAAAAACTTCCTGAAATATCAAAAAAAGAAACGGCAACAGAAATTTTAAAAATTTTATATCAATAA
- a CDS encoding DUF997 family protein: MFFASIIYLFLFIWWLLSAYLSYFPIDIFNIPLWFFLSCILFPIFSLLLVCFFMIIFKND; encoded by the coding sequence GTGTTTTTTGCAAGTATTATATATTTATTTCTATTTATTTGGTGGCTTTTATCAGCTTATTTATCTTACTTTCCTATTGATATATTTAATATTCCTCTTTGGTTTTTTTTATCATGTATCTTGTTTCCTATTTTCAGTTTGTTATTAGTGTGTTTTTTTATGATTATTTTTAAGAATGACTAA